In Musa acuminata AAA Group cultivar baxijiao chromosome BXJ2-10, Cavendish_Baxijiao_AAA, whole genome shotgun sequence, a genomic segment contains:
- the LOC135624785 gene encoding protein-tyrosine-phosphatase MKP1-like, whose translation MMGGEQDSAGVPLPSGRRTFWRSASWSASRTSVLDHSRDCASEEKNTSNGQLRHRPGPLLTPRSQSQKARSCLPPLQPLAIARRSLDEWPKAGSDDIGEWPQASTPGAKADVCKLGDGLRLDLSSLRSQGKRDQIAFFDKECSKVANHIYLGGDYVARNREILRQHGITHVLNCVGFVCPEYFKSDLVYKTLWLQDSPTEDITSILYDVFDYFEDVRQQEGRVFVHCCQGVSRSTSLVIAYLMWREGQSFDDAFQFVKAARGIANPNMGFACQLLQCQKRVHAIPPSPRSLHGMYRMAPHSPYDPLHLVPKMLNDPSPSALDSRGAFIIHVLSSIYVWIGNNCESVMEKDAKAAAFQVVRYEQVQGPIVMIEEGKEPLDFWENFLNALSLYDGTKIEKEQVEAARFVVGKRRVEAYDVDFELFYKALSGGIVPPFASSGHECETHLPARESSWSVLRQRFVSVTTGRFFSDTALVRDIDTFSGRMQVLNAETSNSLSYPSPSSLSSPDLSICSKSSLESPSVSLSTCFSPLMLPPASHNMRNSLPQSTGPSQKISDTVDSLKSSVRTIRSPSKGLAKSIAERRGGFSSLKLPTLSKDASLMCQKALNASSACQITHEVLDKLNIDENQNHNVLGSANSVGLESGVKCLAENAISSSENYENVKRIFLWKDDQLFHGSSGLVDGRLEKPNPELPLVYRWPSMEKLATISKEDLDSRDVFLFLIDSANRSGEAGGYVLYLWIGSEFEQADGKTQPKGSRDKQIVSINWHKIGCDFLDSVGLPKDLPVKVVEEDETAKLLELLNSS comes from the coding sequence ATGATGGGAGGCGAGCAGGATTCCGCCGGCGTGCCGCTTCCCAGCGGCCGGAGGACCTTTTGGAGGTCGGCTTCTTGGTCTGCTTCCCGGACGTCTGTTCTGGACCACTCCAGAGACTGTGCTTCTGAAGAGAAGAACACGAGCAATGGCCAGCTACGGCACCGACCTGGGCCTCTTCTTACCCCTAGGTCTCAGAGCCAGAAGGCACGGTCTTGTCTTCCACCTCTCCAACCGCTCGCCATCGCCCGCCGAAGCTTGGATGAGTGGCCGAAGGCGGGGTCCGATGATATTGGGGAGTGGCCACAGGCCTCCACCCCAGGTGCAAAGGCTGACGTTTGCAAGCTGGGTGACGGCCTAAGGTTAGATCTTTCTTCACTGAGATCCCAAGGTAAGAGAGATCAAATTGCGTTCTTTGACAAGGAGTGTTCCAAGGTCGCAAATCACATCTATCTTGGAGGAGATTATGTTGCTAGGAACCGAGAAATCCTCCGCCAGCATGGGATTACCCATGTCCTGAATTGTGTTGGCTTCGTTTGCCCGGAGTACTTCAAGTCAGATCTTGTTTACAAGACCCTTTGGTTGCAGGATAGCCCGACAGAGGACATCACGAGTATATTGTATGATGTGTTTGATTACTTTGAGGATGTTCGGCAGCAGGAAGGGAGAGTGTTTGTCCACTGCTGCCAGGGTGTGTCAAGGTCGACCTCTCTGGTCATAGCTTACCTGATGTGGAGGGAAGGGCAGAGCTTTGATGATGCCTTCCAGTTTGTAAAGGCAGCAAGAGGAATAGCTAATCCCAACATGGGTTTTGCCTGTCAACTGTTACAGTGCCAGAAGAGGGTGCATGCGATCCCGCCAAGCCCCAGGTCATTGCATGGGATGTACCGAATGGCACCTCACTCACCTTATGATCCTTTGCACCTTGTCCCCAAGATGTTAAATGATCCTTCACCATCTGCACTGGATTCAAGGGGTGCATTTATAATTCATGTTCTCTCATCAATTTATGTGTGGATTGGTAATAATTGTGAGTCTGTTATGGAGAAGGATGCAAAAGCTGCTGCCTTTCAGGTGGTAAGGTATGAGCAAGTGCAGGGGCCAATCGTGATGATTGAAGAAGGGAAAGAGCCCTTAGATTTTTGGGAAAACTTCCTGAATGCACTGTCTTTGTATGATGGCACAAAGATTGAGAAGGAACAAGTTGAAGCAGCTAGGTTTGTTGTAGGTAAAAGGAGAGTGGAAGCCTATGATGTGGATTTTGAGCTCTTCTACAAAGCTCTTAGTGGAGGTATTGTGCCACCATTTGCTTCTTCAGGACACGAATGTGAAACACACCTTCCAGCAAGAGAAAGTAGTTGGAGTGTGTTGAGGCAAAGGTTTGTATCAGTAACCACTGGTAGATTTTTTTCAGATACAGCATTGGTGAGAGATATCGATACTTTCTCTGGTAGGATGCAGGTATTGAATGCAGAGACATCAAATTCCCTGTCATATCCTTCTCCCAGTAGTCTTTCTTCTCCTGATTTAAGCATTTGTTCAAAGTCTAGTTTGGAGTCACCTTCAGTCTCTCTTTCAACATGCTTCTCTCCTCTCATGTTACCACCTGCATCACATAACATGCGCAACTCTTTGCCACAATCAACTGGACCTTCTCAAAAGATTTCTGACACAGTTGACTCATTGAAATCATCTGTTAGAACAATTCGTTCTCCATCCAAGGGGCTAGCAAAATCTATTGCTGAAAGAAGGGGAGGTTTTTCATCTTTAAAACTGCCAACACTTTCCAAAGATGCTTCACTAATGTGTCAGAAGGCACTAAATGCATCTTCTGCTTGCCAAATTACACATGAAGTCCTAGATAAACTTAATATTGATGAAAATCAAAATCATAATGTTTTAGGCAGTGCAAATAGTGTGGGTTTAGAATCAGGTGTTAAGTGCTTAGCTGAAAATGCTATTAGTAGTTCTGAGAACTATGAAAATGTAAAGAGAATTTTTCTATGGAAGGATGACCAATTATTCCATGGTTCAAGTGGTCTTGTTGATGGTAGATTGGAGAAGCCAAATCCTGAACTACCCCTTGTATACCGCTGGCCAAGTATGGAAAAGCTagcgacaatttccaaagaggatCTTGATTCCAGAGATGTGTTTCTTTTCTTAATTGATAGTGCTAATAGAAGTGGAGAGGCAGGTGGTTATGTACTATATTTGTGGATAGGGAGTGAATTTGAACAGGCTGATGGAAAAACTCAACCAAAGGGCAGCAGAGACAAACAAATTGTTTCAATCAATTGGCACAAAATTGGATGTGATTTCCTTGATTCAGTTGGTCTTCCAAAGGATCTCCCAGTTAAG